The Loxodonta africana isolate mLoxAfr1 chromosome 12, mLoxAfr1.hap2, whole genome shotgun sequence genome segment TTACAGAAAGCTAGAGGGAACTGATCACTTCAGTGCAATTGCAGTAGGCAGAACTACTAAATTGTGATTTTAAGATGTATGCTTTGGAAATTTAAAAGACACGCTTTCGAATCTTCAGTTCTTGGTTTCCTTATGGTCCAACCATTTCTTACTCCAAGTTAGTTAGGCCGCCTAATCATCTAACTCTGATAGAGGGAGGTTGCATAGGGACTTTCTTCATCtctgaaaaaaagaaagtgtATAAATGAATGTTTAAAAACTATATTCAGAAAACTAATATGTATACTTATACAACTTAATatccagttgctggagaagggcaGGAATATATCAACTTATAAATAGTGTGAATTCCTTGAAAGTTGTATGAAATGCAAATATTAAGGTAGACCTTATTATCTCCATTAGGTAGTACAGAATTTAGAAGAATTGGTGTGTCAGTTACTGGAATAAAAAATGATATTtctatatttaaatatgttatattaaattattttgttgctgttattgttagttgccattgagttgatccccactcatgacaaccccatgtgtgctccataaggtttttaacgCTGGGAGctttccaaagcagatcaccaggactatcttccaaggcaactctgggtaggttcaaactgccactcTTTTGtctggtagttgagcacttaaccatttgtgccacccagggagcctACATTAAGTTACaaattaattatatttatttttttatattccaccTCTTTCCCAAAAGGATTTGAGGTGTCTACAATAAAGGCCatacatataacaaaatgaataaaatagaaattaaaaactgggactaaagaaaggaaaaggaaacaaatacatGAATCATAAGATATACTACAGTAGTTGATCCTGAGCATCAATTTTAGTTGCAAGCTTCTTGGTAGCCTGGGCAAAAACAAACACAGTAGGTTGTGCCATTCTTGAAATCATAAAGAAATAAGGAAACCGATACTGTAGAAGAAAGGCTTGTTTTAGTaccaaattttttaaaagacaaaaaaaaaaataagctcacATGAGATCTTAGGTAGCAAACACCAGGTAACATAAATAATGGACAATAACTGACAAATTTTATAAGGATCTATATTTTACAAGCATTGTCTAGGGCACTGCTTCCCTTGAAGGTATCAACTACATGCCTCTACCTGGCTGCTACTCAGAAATGCTAGCTTGACAGTTATGCTATTAAAGCAAAGAAGCAAAGTTTTTATAATAAAGTGTTAAGACAGATAAAGTTTTATGCAGAATGCAGTACCTCTACCCAAAAACCACCTTTGTTTAGACTTAATATTAAAAATGCTTTCCTAGAATTAAAACACAAtttctaaagcaaaaagaagaaagatttggcCAAGCAAGggcatttaagaaaataatttattcagCCTCTGACATTTTTACCAGGGGCGTTTTTACCTgctttcttcttttagtttcttggcTGCCTGTGTTGATAACTTAATCTGCAAGTCTAGTCTCTGCAGGAAATCTCTGGCTGACACTTCCTCCGACTGCACAGGCCGAATATCAGATTCATGAGGACTGGGAGGAGACAGGACTTCCCTAGCCACAAATGGCTCTTCTTCATGAGAAAGACTACTATCAAGAGTTTCATTTTCTGCAGAATCAATTGAGTTAATTCCATTAAACAACGAAGGCTTCTCTGATATAACTGGGATGTTCAAAGTTTTCTTCAGAAATATACAATCATTGGTAAACAGTTTATTTGCCCTTTTTATCTGCTCcatctaaaatataaaaaaaggaaacatcaaGTTACAAAACTAAATTCAGGATTAGGGTTTGTTACACAACAAGAGCTAAAAATATTCATGAACAAAATGTGTTCAATGCCCTCTGTAAGATTCGAGATTCTTAATTCAGGTTTGGTCACCTCCCCAGGTGCCTCCAGTTATTTCAAAAAATGTTTGGAAATTCTgttcccaatttaaaaaaaagaaaattaatttttttcccactctattATTTTCCCTAAAAGGCAGCTTTTACCAATATGACCCACCACGACCATGGGCAGCCTTAAAtcccaaaagttaaaaaaatataggATTTTTAGCACTTATTTAAcaaaattcattctttttttattattattattgtgtttttggttttagatgaaggtttacagagcaattagtttctcattaaacaatacacacattgttttgtgacactggttgccaaccccacgacatgtcaacactctccccttcttgaccttgggttccccttaccagctttcctgtcccctcctgccttctcattcttgccactgggatggtgtgcccagttagtcttgttttgttttatgggcttgtctaaactttggctgaaggatgaacctcaggagtgacttcagtactgagttaaaagagtgtcttgGGGCCGTGCTCTCAgcgtttctccagtttctgtcagaccagtaaatatggtctttttttgtacgtgtgagttagaattttgttcttcatatttctccagctccatctgggaccctctattgtgacccctgtcagagctgttggtggtggtagctgggcaccatctagttatgctggactcagtctgatggaggctgtggtacttgtggcccattagtcctttggactaatcttttccttatgtctttagttttcttcattctcccttgctccagacagggtaggaccagtggagtttcttaggtggccactcataagcttttaagaccccagatgctactcaccaaagtaggatgtagaacattttctttataaactacgctatgccaattgagctagatattccctgagtccatggtccccagccctcagtccagtaatttggtccctcagaaaGTCTGGATGTGTcttatggagcttccgtgaccttgcctttgtcaagttgtgctgacttccaccAAAAGTTaccacttcaccaaagttaccagttttctattgtctagttaatgtttttccctccccatccttccctccctcaaccatcaaagattgttcctttttgtgtgtaaaccttttcatgagtttttacaatagccgtctcatagaatatttgtccttttatgattgacttattacactcagtataatgccctccagattcatccacgttgtgaggtgtttcacaggttcatcactgttctttattgctgtgtagtattccattatgtgcatgtaccata includes the following:
- the LYSMD2 gene encoding lysM and putative peptidoglycan-binding domain-containing protein 2 isoform X3; its protein translation is MEQIKRANKLFTNDCIFLKKTLNIPVISEKPSLFNGINSIDSAENETLDSSLSHEEEPFVAREVLSPPSPHESDIRPVQSEEVSARDFLQRLDLQIKLSTQAAKKLKEESRDEESPYATSLYQS
- the LYSMD2 gene encoding lysM and putative peptidoglycan-binding domain-containing protein 2 isoform X1 encodes the protein MADSSPALSLREVGPRASRPRAPSSSPPPPPSLSGSESEEAELSLSLARTKTRSYGSTASVRAPLGASVIERHVEHRVCAGDTLQGIALKYRVTMEQIKRANKLFTNDCIFLKKTLNIPVISEKPSLFNGINSIDSAENETLDSSLSHEEEPFVAREVLSPPSPHESDIRPVQSEEVSARDFLQRLDLQIKLSTQAAKKLKEESRDEESPYATSLYQS
- the LYSMD2 gene encoding lysM and putative peptidoglycan-binding domain-containing protein 2 isoform X2; translated protein: MWSTGSAPATRCRASRSSTESLEWRRRKRSFEFYIYSQMEQIKRANKLFTNDCIFLKKTLNIPVISEKPSLFNGINSIDSAENETLDSSLSHEEEPFVAREVLSPPSPHESDIRPVQSEEVSARDFLQRLDLQIKLSTQAAKKLKEESRDEESPYATSLYQS